In a genomic window of Bradyrhizobium sp. LLZ17:
- a CDS encoding ABC transporter ATP-binding protein: MTNPILDINNLVVSIGKKPKGANIIDGISVQVHQGETLCLVGESGSGKSVTSLTTMGLLPKGTLVPTGGSVKLVGEEILTATDRRLRQLRATQMAMIFQEPMTALNPVVPVGRQIDEVLRAHTSLDAKARKQRILDMMEQVRLPQVERIFASYPHRLSGGQRQRIMIAMALVLEPKLLIADEPTTALDVTTQKQILTLIRDLQRDHGTAVLFITHDMGVVAEIADRVAVMRQGRLVETGTLDSILRKPTMEYTRNLLSAVPSLVPRAPREDSREPVVLEANELGKVYKERAFFGKGREVVAADKVTLTLRKGRTLGIVGESGSGKSTVARCIVRLIDPTSGGVRLAGREISDISRRLLQPHRQKIQIVFQDPYRSLNPRVTVGESIAEGPVNYGTSHADAIKRARELLELVGLPADAVSRYPHQFSGGQRQRIAIARALALDPDVLVADEAVSALDVSVQAQVLELLDEIQKRLGIAILFITHDLRVAAQICDEVVVMQHGRVVEQGPAAEVLTHPKEAYTRALLEAAPGRGWDFANFRPVAEGVAATV; encoded by the coding sequence ATGACCAACCCAATCCTCGACATCAACAACCTCGTCGTTTCCATCGGCAAGAAACCGAAGGGCGCCAACATCATCGACGGCATCTCGGTCCAGGTCCACCAAGGCGAAACGCTGTGCCTCGTCGGCGAAAGCGGCTCGGGCAAGTCGGTGACCTCGCTCACCACCATGGGTCTGCTGCCGAAAGGCACGCTGGTTCCGACCGGCGGCAGCGTCAAGTTGGTCGGCGAGGAGATTCTCACCGCGACCGACCGCCGGCTGCGCCAGCTCCGCGCGACGCAGATGGCGATGATCTTCCAGGAGCCGATGACCGCACTCAATCCGGTGGTCCCGGTCGGCCGCCAGATCGACGAGGTGCTGCGCGCCCATACCAGCCTTGACGCAAAAGCGCGCAAGCAGCGCATCCTCGATATGATGGAGCAGGTACGCCTGCCCCAGGTCGAGCGCATCTTCGCCTCCTACCCGCACCGCCTCTCCGGCGGCCAGCGCCAGCGCATCATGATCGCGATGGCCCTGGTGCTCGAACCGAAGCTGCTGATCGCCGACGAGCCCACCACGGCGCTCGACGTCACCACGCAGAAGCAGATCCTGACCCTGATCCGCGATCTTCAGCGCGATCACGGCACGGCCGTCTTGTTCATCACCCACGACATGGGCGTCGTCGCGGAAATCGCCGACCGGGTGGCGGTGATGCGCCAGGGCCGGCTGGTCGAGACCGGTACGCTGGATTCCATCCTGCGCAAGCCGACCATGGAGTACACCCGCAATCTGCTCTCGGCGGTGCCGAGCCTGGTGCCGCGCGCGCCGCGCGAGGACAGCAGGGAGCCGGTGGTGCTCGAGGCCAACGAGCTCGGCAAGGTCTACAAGGAGCGCGCCTTCTTCGGCAAAGGCCGCGAGGTCGTCGCCGCCGACAAGGTTACGCTGACACTGCGCAAGGGCCGCACGCTCGGCATCGTCGGCGAAAGCGGCTCGGGCAAGTCGACGGTGGCGCGCTGCATCGTCCGCCTGATCGACCCAACCTCCGGCGGCGTGCGCCTGGCCGGCCGCGAGATCTCCGACATCTCGCGGCGCCTGTTGCAGCCGCACCGGCAGAAGATCCAGATCGTGTTCCAGGATCCCTACCGCTCGCTCAACCCGCGCGTCACCGTCGGCGAGAGCATCGCGGAAGGGCCGGTCAATTACGGCACCTCGCATGCGGACGCGATCAAGCGCGCGCGCGAGCTGCTCGAGCTCGTCGGCCTGCCCGCCGACGCCGTGTCACGCTATCCGCACCAGTTCTCCGGCGGCCAGCGCCAGCGCATCGCGATCGCGCGTGCGCTTGCGCTCGATCCGGACGTGCTGGTTGCGGATGAGGCCGTCTCGGCGCTCGACGTCTCCGTGCAGGCGCAGGTGCTGGAACTGCTCGACGAGATCCAGAAGCGGCTCGGCATCGCGATCCTGTTCATCACCCACGATCTGCGCGTCGCCGCCCAAATCTGCGATGAGGTGGTGGTGATGCAGCACGGCCGCGTGGTCGAACAGGGCCCCGCCGCCGAAGTGCTGACCCATCCGAAGGAGGCCTATACCAGGGCCCTGCTTGAGGCCGCGCCCGGCCGCGGTTGGGATTTTGCGAACTTCCGGCCGGTGGCGGAAGGTGTGGCGGCCACGGTTTAA
- a CDS encoding M81 family metallopeptidase, whose product MTRIAVGGFLHETNTFAPTKATFADFQHGGGWPAMTQGADVLRVMRRINVGLAGFVDSAEANGWELIPTIACGASPSAHVTSDAFERIVTVMVDGIAAAGPLDAVYLDLHGAMVTEHLDDGEGEILARVRRVIGHDVPLVTSLDLHANVTPEMMEHADALIAYRTYPHVDMAETGRACAEHLALLLKTKQRFAKSFRQLPFLIPISWQCTNDQPTKGIYERLAALESDVVPTLSFAPGFPAADFRDCGPSVFAYGRTQGDADRAADAIVKLIESHEDDFDGKIWSPDDGVRHAMELAKAASKPIIIADTQDNPGAGGDSDTTGMLRALVRNKASAATGAIYDPESAKAAHAAGVGATVTLSLGGKSGIPGDEPYRETFLVENLSDGRFIAPGPYYGGREMEMGPSAGLRIGDVRIVVSSHKAQLADQAMYRYVGIEPTEQKILVNKSSVHFRADFEPIAAKLMICAAPGAMPADTATLPWTRLRPGIRIKPNGPVFNPPSR is encoded by the coding sequence ATGACACGTATCGCCGTCGGCGGCTTTCTGCACGAGACCAACACCTTCGCCCCGACAAAGGCGACGTTCGCAGACTTTCAGCATGGCGGTGGCTGGCCGGCGATGACGCAAGGCGCCGACGTGCTGAGGGTGATGCGGCGCATCAATGTCGGCCTTGCCGGATTCGTGGATAGTGCTGAAGCCAACGGCTGGGAACTCATCCCGACCATCGCCTGCGGCGCAAGCCCGTCCGCGCATGTCACCAGCGATGCCTTTGAACGCATCGTGACGGTCATGGTCGACGGCATCGCCGCCGCCGGTCCGCTCGATGCCGTCTATCTCGATTTGCATGGCGCCATGGTCACCGAGCATCTCGACGACGGCGAAGGCGAGATCCTGGCGCGCGTGCGCCGCGTCATCGGCCACGACGTTCCGCTGGTCACGAGCCTCGACCTCCACGCCAACGTCACGCCGGAGATGATGGAACATGCGGACGCACTGATCGCCTACCGCACCTATCCTCATGTCGACATGGCCGAGACCGGCCGCGCCTGCGCGGAACATCTCGCGCTGCTCCTCAAGACAAAGCAGCGCTTCGCAAAATCATTCCGCCAATTGCCGTTCCTGATTCCGATCAGCTGGCAGTGCACCAACGACCAACCGACCAAGGGCATCTACGAGAGGCTTGCCGCGCTGGAGAGCGACGTGGTTCCGACACTCTCGTTCGCGCCCGGCTTCCCCGCCGCCGATTTCCGCGATTGCGGGCCAAGCGTGTTCGCCTATGGCAGGACGCAGGGAGACGCCGACCGCGCAGCGGATGCGATCGTCAAACTGATCGAAAGCCACGAGGACGATTTCGACGGCAAGATCTGGTCGCCAGACGACGGCGTGCGCCACGCCATGGAACTCGCGAAGGCCGCGAGCAAGCCGATCATCATCGCCGATACCCAGGACAATCCCGGCGCGGGCGGCGATTCCGACACCACCGGCATGCTGCGCGCGCTGGTGCGCAACAAGGCGAGTGCCGCGACCGGCGCGATCTACGATCCGGAATCGGCCAAGGCCGCGCATGCGGCCGGCGTCGGCGCCACCGTGACATTGTCGCTCGGCGGCAAGTCCGGCATTCCCGGCGACGAGCCCTATCGCGAGACCTTCCTGGTCGAAAACCTCTCCGACGGCCGCTTCATCGCGCCCGGCCCTTATTACGGCGGCCGCGAGATGGAGATGGGCCCCTCCGCAGGCTTGCGCATCGGCGACGTCCGAATCGTCGTGAGCTCGCACAAGGCGCAACTCGCCGACCAGGCGATGTATCGCTATGTCGGCATCGAGCCGACCGAACAGAAGATTTTGGTCAACAAGAGCTCGGTGCATTTCCGCGCCGATTTCGAGCCGATCGCAGCGAAGCTGATGATCTGCGCCGCGCCCGGCGCGATGCCGGCCGACACCGCTACGCTGCCCTGGACGCGCCTGCGGCCGGGCATCCGCATCAAGCCGAACGGCCCCGTTTTCAATCCTCCATCACGCTAA
- a CDS encoding ABC transporter permease, which translates to MLGYLVRRIFAAVPVMGVVALFVFLLLRLTPGDPAAILAGDNATPERLERIRTSLGLNEPLIVQFITWVNKLLHGDLGTSLISNLPVMKMIGQRVEPSISIALSTIILAVVVAVPLGVIAAWKHGTWIDRFVMGLSVLGFSVPVFVIGYVLIEVFAIDLRWVPVQGFKSISAGFGPFFERIILPTCALSFIYVALIARMTRAAMLDVLGEDYIRTARAKGINEVAVMMRHALRNAAVPVITVIGTGFALLISGVVVTESVFNIPGIGRLTVDAVLARDYPVIQAMILLTSLIYVVVNLLIDVAYTLLDPRIRY; encoded by the coding sequence TTGCTCGGATATCTCGTTCGCCGAATCTTCGCCGCGGTGCCTGTGATGGGCGTCGTCGCGCTGTTCGTGTTCCTCCTGCTCCGCCTCACGCCCGGCGATCCCGCCGCGATTCTCGCCGGCGACAATGCAACGCCGGAACGGCTGGAGCGCATCCGCACCTCGCTCGGCCTTAACGAGCCGCTGATCGTGCAGTTCATCACCTGGGTGAACAAGCTGCTGCATGGCGATCTCGGAACGTCGCTGATCTCCAACCTCCCGGTCATGAAGATGATCGGCCAGCGCGTCGAGCCGTCGATCTCGATCGCGCTGTCGACCATCATTCTCGCCGTTGTCGTCGCAGTTCCCCTGGGCGTGATCGCAGCGTGGAAGCACGGCACCTGGATCGACCGTTTCGTGATGGGTCTTTCCGTGCTTGGCTTCTCCGTGCCGGTGTTCGTGATCGGCTATGTCCTGATCGAGGTCTTTGCGATCGATCTGCGCTGGGTGCCGGTGCAGGGCTTCAAGAGCATCAGCGCGGGCTTTGGGCCGTTCTTCGAACGCATCATTCTGCCGACCTGCGCGCTCTCGTTCATCTACGTCGCGCTGATCGCGCGCATGACGCGCGCGGCGATGCTCGACGTGCTTGGCGAAGACTATATCCGCACCGCGCGCGCCAAGGGCATCAACGAGGTCGCCGTGATGATGCGGCATGCGCTGCGCAATGCCGCCGTGCCCGTGATCACTGTGATCGGCACCGGCTTTGCGCTTCTGATCTCCGGCGTCGTCGTCACCGAGAGCGTATTCAACATCCCCGGCATCGGCCGCCTTACGGTGGACGCGGTGCTGGCGCGCGACTATCCGGTGATCCAGGCGATGATCCTGCTGACCTCGCTGATCTACGTCGTCGTCAATCTTCTGATCGACGTCGCCTACACCCTGCTCGATCCGCGGATCCGGTACTAG
- a CDS encoding M20/M25/M40 family metallo-hydrolase yields the protein MNPANLPFDSDAMLQGLHNWVECESPTWDANAVNRMLDIAARDMAIMGATIERIAGRQGFGGVVRARFPHPKQGEPGILIAGHMDTVHPVGTIEKLKWRREGNKCYGPGIYDMKGGNYLSLEAIRQLARASFTTPLPITVLFTPDEEVGTPSTRDIIEAEAARNKYVLVPEPGRADNGVTTGRYAIARFNLEATGRPSHAGATLSAGRSAIREMARQILAIDAMTTEDCTFSVGVVHGGQWVNCVATTATGEALSMAKRQADLDRGVERMLALSGTSNDVSFKVTRGVTRPVWEPDAGTMALYEKARGVAKSLGTELPHASSGGGSDGNFTGAMGIPTLDGLGVRGGNAHTLEEYIEVESLAERGRLMAGLLATLE from the coding sequence ATGAATCCAGCCAATCTTCCCTTTGATTCCGACGCCATGCTCCAGGGTCTGCACAATTGGGTGGAGTGCGAAAGCCCGACCTGGGACGCGAACGCGGTCAACCGCATGCTCGACATTGCAGCGCGGGACATGGCGATCATGGGTGCGACGATCGAACGCATCGCCGGCCGCCAAGGCTTTGGCGGCGTCGTCCGCGCGCGTTTCCCGCATCCGAAGCAGGGTGAGCCGGGAATCTTGATCGCCGGGCACATGGATACCGTTCACCCCGTCGGCACCATCGAGAAGCTGAAATGGCGGCGCGAAGGCAACAAATGCTACGGCCCCGGCATCTACGACATGAAGGGCGGCAACTATCTCTCGCTGGAAGCGATCCGGCAGCTCGCGCGCGCTTCCTTCACGACACCGCTGCCGATCACCGTGCTGTTCACCCCGGACGAGGAAGTCGGCACGCCCTCGACCCGCGACATCATCGAGGCGGAAGCTGCGCGCAACAAATATGTGTTGGTGCCGGAACCCGGACGCGCTGACAACGGTGTCACCACCGGACGTTACGCCATTGCGCGATTCAATTTAGAGGCGACCGGACGGCCAAGTCACGCGGGCGCGACATTGTCGGCGGGACGCTCGGCGATCCGCGAGATGGCGCGGCAGATTCTTGCGATCGACGCGATGACGACCGAGGACTGCACCTTCTCGGTCGGCGTCGTGCATGGCGGCCAATGGGTCAATTGCGTTGCCACGACCGCCACCGGCGAGGCGCTCTCGATGGCGAAGCGCCAGGCCGATCTCGACCGCGGCGTCGAGCGGATGCTGGCGTTGTCCGGCACCAGCAATGACGTGAGCTTCAAGGTGACGCGCGGCGTCACGCGGCCAGTCTGGGAGCCGGATGCCGGGACCATGGCGCTCTATGAAAAGGCGCGCGGCGTCGCCAAATCGCTCGGCACTGAGCTGCCGCATGCGAGCTCCGGGGGCGGCTCTGATGGTAATTTCACCGGCGCAATGGGCATCCCGACACTCGATGGCCTCGGCGTGCGTGGCGGCAATGCCCACACCCTGGAGGAATATATCGAGGTCGAGAGCCTCGCCGAACGCGGCCGCCTGATGGCGGGACTGTTGGCCACCCTGGAATGA